A genomic window from Glycine soja cultivar W05 chromosome 10, ASM419377v2, whole genome shotgun sequence includes:
- the LOC114371506 gene encoding uncharacterized protein LOC114371506, with protein sequence MREVVHKNLYRSYLVGKKREPVNILQYADDTVFVGEVDWQNVHAIKTLLRGFELASGLKINFAKSQFGIIGGGVNWGLAAANILNCSQMNYPFHYLGIPIGANPSSLMVWEPLITKFKAKLSKWAQKDISMGGKVTLINSVLNALPIYLLSFFRIPQRIVQKLISLQRKFLWGGDNTHNKIPWVKWADICLPKNEGGLGIKDISKFNVALMGRWIWAFASGQQQLWVRVLISKYGGWPEFQHDTDKRGFSHWWRDLRKIFHQSDHNIFKHQLTWKVGCGETIKFWTDKWLGEDYTLEHKYNQLFFISRQQNCLISNMGEFNHDRWEWNLRWRRNLFDHERLDQTYLREVAKEKKHRLLTMLECDEHDARP encoded by the exons ATGAGGGAAGTAGTTCACAAAAATCTTTATAGAAGCTATCTAGTTGGAAAGAAGAGAGAACCTGTTAATATTCTGCAGTATGCTGATGATACTGTTTTTGTGGGTGAGGTTGATTGGCAGAATGTTCATGCTATAAAGACCCTGCTTAGAGGCTTTGAATTGGCTTCTGGCTTGAAGATTAACTTTGCTAAAAGTCAATTCGGGATCATAGGAGGTGGAGTTAATTGGGGTTTGGCAGCAGCTAATATCCTGAACTGCAGTCAAATGAATTACCCCTTTCACTATTTAGGCATTCCCATTGGTGCCAATCCTTCCAGTCTGATGGTTTGGGAGCCTCTCATTACTAAATTCAAAGCAAAACTATCCAAATGGGCCCAGAAAGATATATCCATGGGGGGGAAGGTCACACTTATCAATTCTGTTCTGAATGCTCTTCCAATCtatcttctttcctttttcaggATTCCCCAAAGGATAGTCCAAAAATTAATTTCCTTACAAAGGAAATTTCTGTGGGGAGGAGACAATACTCATAATAAAATTCCTTGGGTGAAATGGGCTGATATTTGTCTGCCCAAGAATGAGGGGGGATTgggtataaaggatatttcGAAGTTCAATGTAGCCTTGATGGGTAGATGGATATGGGCTTTTGCATCTGGTCAGCAGCAGCTTTGGGTAAGAGTTCTAATCTCTAAATATGGTGGATGGCCTGAGTTCCAACATGATACAGATAAGAGGGGATTTTCTCATTGGTGGAGGGACCTTAGAAAGATATTTCACCAGTCAGATCACAATATCTTCAAGCACCAATTGACTTGGAAGGTGGGATGTGGGGAAACAATCAAGTTCTGGACAGACAAGTGGCTAGGGGAAGATTATACCCTTGAACATAAATATAATcagcttttttttattagtaggcAGCAAAATTGTCTCATCTCAAATATGGGAGAATTTAATCATGATCGCTGGGAATGGAACCTTAGATGGAGAAGGAACTTATTTGATCATGAAA GATTAGACCAAACATACCTACGTGAGGTggcgaaggagaagaagcacaGACTTCTGACGATGCTCGAGTGCGACGAACACGATGCTCGACCTTAG